The Paraburkholderia sp. SOS3 genome includes a region encoding these proteins:
- a CDS encoding MerR family transcriptional regulator, whose product MSIPLTIGQVAASSGVSTHTLRYYEQSGLLRAVGRSEAGHRLYSPADLDWLQFVMRLKATGMPIAGMQAFAALRAQGDVSVGARRDMLVAHREAVLARIAQLQANLAAISDKIDHYEAIERGSESGGRQGGKRGGKRGDAQ is encoded by the coding sequence ATGTCCATACCACTCACGATCGGTCAGGTTGCCGCTTCGAGCGGCGTTTCCACCCACACGCTGCGTTACTACGAGCAGTCGGGCCTGCTGCGCGCCGTCGGACGCAGCGAGGCGGGGCATCGCCTGTATTCGCCGGCCGACCTCGACTGGCTGCAGTTCGTGATGCGGCTCAAGGCGACCGGCATGCCGATCGCCGGCATGCAGGCGTTCGCCGCCTTGCGTGCCCAGGGCGACGTCAGCGTCGGTGCGCGCCGCGACATGCTCGTCGCGCATCGCGAGGCGGTCCTCGCGCGCATCGCGCAATTGCAGGCGAACCTTGCGGCGATCAGCGACAAGATCGACCACTACGAAGCGATCGAACGCGGCAGCGAATCGGGCGGCAGGCAGGGCGGCAAGCGGGGCGGCAAGCGGGGCGACGCGCAGTGA
- a CDS encoding MATE family efflux transporter produces the protein MNPIVRESPLGAPFLANLRKIAVLAWPLLIGQLAIIAFGVMDTAMVGRYSSTDLAALGLGASIYISVYIALTGILTALQPIVGLAYGAGRHAEIGEDVRQALWLAAALTAIGFLILYFPTPLLQLAHAPDALRERTVAYLQILAFGLPAALVFRVYSALATAVGHPRLVMFLQVGALALKIPLNLWLIFGGLGVPAAGGPGCALASTLLNWLLGATALLLLVKLEVFRPFAIFARFCWPVRKRQFALLKLGIPMGASYLIEVTSYTFMALFIARFGTTTLAGHQIAANLGAVLYMTPLSIGIATSTLVARALGARHDAAARTLARHGIVMACAIACCFCAIVLALRPLIVAGYTTNEHVTAAALPLVLIVAIYHICDALQVASAFVLRAYRIVIVPTAIYAVALWGVGLGGGYLLGFNIGGVVPPWLTGARGFWVANTLSLAVAGVALLFYWHNVSVRPVHADEARDAA, from the coding sequence GTGAATCCGATAGTGCGCGAATCGCCGCTCGGCGCGCCCTTTCTCGCGAACCTCCGCAAGATCGCGGTGCTCGCGTGGCCGCTGCTGATCGGCCAGCTCGCGATCATTGCGTTCGGCGTGATGGACACCGCGATGGTCGGCCGCTATTCGTCGACGGATCTGGCGGCGCTCGGGCTCGGCGCCTCGATCTATATCTCGGTCTACATCGCGCTGACGGGCATTCTGACCGCCTTGCAGCCGATCGTCGGACTTGCGTACGGCGCGGGGCGTCATGCGGAAATCGGCGAAGACGTGCGGCAGGCGCTATGGCTCGCCGCGGCGCTGACGGCAATCGGCTTTCTGATCCTGTACTTTCCCACCCCGCTGCTGCAGCTCGCGCACGCGCCCGATGCGCTGCGCGAGCGCACCGTCGCCTATCTGCAGATTCTCGCGTTCGGATTGCCGGCAGCGCTCGTCTTTCGCGTCTATTCCGCGCTCGCGACTGCAGTCGGCCACCCGCGGCTCGTGATGTTCCTGCAGGTTGGCGCGCTCGCGCTGAAAATCCCGCTGAACCTGTGGCTGATTTTCGGCGGCCTTGGCGTGCCTGCCGCTGGCGGTCCCGGCTGCGCGCTCGCCAGCACGCTGCTGAACTGGCTGCTCGGCGCGACCGCCTTGCTGCTGCTCGTGAAGCTCGAGGTCTTCAGACCATTCGCGATTTTCGCGCGCTTTTGCTGGCCGGTCCGCAAGCGCCAGTTCGCGCTGCTGAAACTCGGCATTCCGATGGGCGCGTCGTATCTGATCGAAGTAACGTCATACACGTTCATGGCGCTGTTTATCGCGCGCTTCGGCACGACCACGCTCGCGGGGCACCAGATTGCCGCGAACCTCGGCGCCGTGCTGTATATGACGCCGCTGTCGATCGGCATCGCGACCTCGACGCTCGTCGCACGCGCGCTCGGAGCGCGGCACGATGCGGCGGCGCGCACCCTCGCGCGGCACGGCATCGTCATGGCATGCGCGATTGCGTGCTGCTTCTGCGCGATCGTGCTCGCGCTGCGTCCATTGATCGTGGCAGGCTATACGACCAACGAGCACGTGACGGCCGCCGCGCTGCCGCTCGTGTTGATCGTCGCGATCTATCACATCTGCGACGCGTTGCAGGTCGCGTCCGCGTTCGTGCTGCGCGCCTACCGGATCGTGATCGTGCCGACTGCGATCTATGCCGTCGCGCTGTGGGGCGTCGGGCTCGGCGGCGGCTATCTGCTCGGCTTCAACATCGGCGGTGTCGTGCCGCCGTGGTTGACCGGCGCGCGCGGTTTCTGGGTGGCGAATACCTTGAGTCTCGCGGTGGCGGGCGTCGCGTTGCTGTTCTACTGGCACAACGTCAGCGTTCGCCCTGTACACGCCGACGAGGCGCGCGACGCGGCGTAG
- a CDS encoding carboxymuconolactone decarboxylase family protein translates to MQHTHHELNARDERYARGWDKLKEIDGAAGEKVLASLAPIAPDFARLLIEFPFGDIYSRAQLDLRSREIATIAALAALGNAQPQLKVHIEAALNVGCTRDEIVEVFMQMAVYAGFPAALNALFAARDVFGHIDAAGGAAA, encoded by the coding sequence ATGCAACACACTCACCATGAACTCAATGCGCGGGACGAGCGCTATGCGCGGGGCTGGGACAAGCTGAAGGAAATCGACGGCGCGGCCGGGGAAAAAGTGCTCGCATCGCTGGCGCCGATCGCACCGGATTTTGCGCGTCTTCTGATCGAATTTCCGTTCGGCGATATCTATAGCCGTGCGCAGCTCGATCTGCGCTCACGCGAGATCGCGACGATCGCCGCGCTAGCCGCGCTCGGTAACGCGCAGCCGCAACTGAAGGTTCATATCGAAGCGGCGCTCAATGTCGGATGCACGCGCGACGAGATCGTCGAAGTGTTTATGCAGATGGCCGTGTATGCGGGATTTCCGGCTGCGCTGAATGCGCTCTTTGCCGCGCGGGACGTGTTCGGGCATATCGACGCGGCAGGGGGCGCGGCGGCCTGA
- a CDS encoding type B 50S ribosomal protein L31 codes for MKEGIHPNYREVLFEDMSNGFKFVTRSTIQTRDTAEFEGKSYPHAKIEVSSESHPFYTGQQKIMDTAGRVEKFNKKFGARATGKATK; via the coding sequence ATGAAAGAAGGCATTCACCCCAATTACCGCGAAGTGCTGTTCGAAGACATGTCGAACGGCTTCAAGTTCGTGACGCGCTCGACGATCCAGACGCGCGACACCGCTGAATTCGAAGGCAAGAGCTACCCGCACGCGAAAATCGAAGTGTCGTCGGAATCGCATCCGTTCTACACGGGCCAGCAGAAGATCATGGACACGGCCGGCCGCGTCGAGAAGTTCAACAAGAAGTTCGGTGCCCGCGCAACGGGCAAGGCCACGAAGTAA
- a CDS encoding ArnT family glycosyltransferase, with translation MRPVVRLTASATSALPRSLLLAICVIYASFGLFGRDPWKNEDAAGFGVMWTMANGNLHDWLLPNLVGKFITSDGPLGYWLGAAAIRALAPWVDASNASRVFTGLLFCAACAFVWYGAYLLGRRPEVQPFKYAFGGEPEPRDYGRTLGDGALLILLACFGLAERGHETTPALAQFFCISMLVYGLVRMLDKPIQGTLIWGGGLGLVMLTGSPVLVGALLVGTFVMTLIVREARTRWLLIAGLPVALALSISWPIAVLAAFPADGVWFLNQWMRGSLNSFMGPFGPVLLYALKNLPLFTWPAWPLAIWAWISWSGLRRAPHIAIPLAVIGPLFALVVLQSSETNRLYMLPLPALSVLAAFALPTLKRGAINAFDWFAVLSFTVLGSFVWLVWLASMTGFPFFLARNLSRLVPGYVPQFKIVSLICAIAVTVCWMALVQWRVARHPKVLWRSVVLSSAGTTLMWVLLMTLWLPIVNYSRTYKDVAQQIAAHLPEDYSCISPVRLGNAQIATFAYFGGMHFSFADDDCDVILRQDTQDFGEPSSMSNFVWKLVWEGRRAADRDERFRLYVRIDRPKPPVKRRNVRPKTLQ, from the coding sequence ATGAGACCCGTTGTCCGACTCACCGCCTCCGCGACCAGCGCCTTACCGCGCTCCCTGCTGCTCGCCATCTGCGTGATCTACGCGTCGTTCGGCCTGTTCGGCCGCGACCCGTGGAAAAACGAGGACGCGGCCGGCTTCGGCGTGATGTGGACGATGGCGAACGGCAATCTGCACGACTGGCTGCTGCCGAACCTCGTCGGGAAGTTCATCACATCGGATGGACCGCTCGGCTACTGGCTCGGTGCCGCCGCAATCCGCGCGCTCGCGCCGTGGGTCGACGCGAGCAACGCGTCGCGCGTTTTCACCGGTCTGCTCTTTTGCGCAGCCTGTGCGTTCGTCTGGTACGGCGCCTATCTGCTCGGCCGGCGGCCCGAGGTGCAGCCGTTCAAATACGCATTCGGCGGCGAACCGGAACCGCGCGATTACGGCCGCACGCTCGGCGACGGCGCGCTGCTGATCCTGCTCGCGTGCTTCGGCCTCGCCGAGCGCGGTCACGAGACCACGCCCGCGCTCGCGCAATTCTTCTGCATCTCGATGCTCGTCTACGGTCTCGTGCGCATGCTCGACAAGCCGATACAGGGCACGCTGATCTGGGGCGGCGGCCTCGGCCTCGTCATGTTGACGGGCAGCCCCGTGCTGGTCGGCGCGCTGCTCGTCGGCACCTTCGTCATGACGCTGATCGTGCGCGAAGCGCGCACGCGCTGGCTGCTGATCGCGGGCCTGCCGGTCGCGCTCGCGCTGTCGATATCATGGCCAATTGCCGTGCTCGCCGCGTTTCCGGCCGACGGCGTCTGGTTCCTGAATCAGTGGATGCGCGGCAGCCTCAATTCGTTCATGGGCCCGTTCGGACCGGTGCTGCTGTATGCGCTGAAGAACCTGCCGCTATTCACATGGCCGGCGTGGCCGCTCGCGATCTGGGCATGGATCAGTTGGTCGGGCTTGCGCCGCGCGCCGCATATCGCGATTCCGCTCGCGGTGATCGGCCCGCTCTTCGCGCTCGTCGTGCTGCAAAGCTCGGAGACGAACCGCCTGTATATGCTGCCGCTGCCCGCGCTGTCGGTGCTCGCCGCCTTCGCGCTGCCTACGCTCAAACGCGGCGCGATCAATGCATTCGACTGGTTCGCAGTGTTGAGCTTCACCGTGCTCGGCTCGTTCGTCTGGCTCGTCTGGCTCGCATCGATGACGGGCTTCCCGTTCTTCCTCGCGCGCAACCTGTCGCGGCTCGTGCCCGGCTATGTGCCGCAATTCAAGATCGTGTCGCTGATCTGCGCGATTGCGGTGACCGTCTGCTGGATGGCGCTCGTGCAATGGCGCGTCGCGCGGCACCCGAAGGTGTTGTGGCGCAGCGTCGTCCTGTCGAGCGCGGGCACGACGCTGATGTGGGTGCTGCTCATGACGCTGTGGCTGCCGATCGTCAACTACAGCCGGACCTACAAGGACGTCGCGCAACAGATCGCCGCACATTTGCCCGAAGACTACTCGTGCATATCGCCGGTGCGCCTCGGCAACGCACAGATCGCCACCTTCGCCTATTTCGGCGGCATGCACTTCTCGTTCGCCGACGACGACTGCGACGTGATCCTGCGCCAGGACACGCAGGACTTCGGCGAGCCGAGTTCGATGTCGAACTTCGTCTGGAAGCTCGTCTGGGAAGGCCGCCGCGCGGCCGACCGCGACGAGCGTTTCCGGCTGTACGTGCGAATCGACCGTCCGAAGCCGCCGGTCAAGCGGCGCAACGTGCGGCCCAAAACGCTGCAGTGA
- a CDS encoding zinc-dependent peptidase — protein sequence MLSKLTQWIDTRRRNRALRTHAVSDALWQKTLAGLPFLACLDVEDQQRLRELTSLFLAQKEFSTAHELELTDEICVAIAVQACLPVLNLGLELYRGWVGIIVYPGEFVIRKTVEDEDGVVHEVEHDASGEAWEGGPVVLSWEDAQMTDGSDAYNVVIHEFAHKIDMVTGEADGHPPLFRRLHAPLDSTAWADVFDHAYDHFCARVDAVPDRRWARFERESLIDPYAADHPSEFFAVCSEALFVKPREFEAGYPELYRLLARYYRQDPAKTGVLRTAAAD from the coding sequence ATGCTCTCGAAACTGACTCAGTGGATCGACACACGCCGCCGCAATCGCGCGCTGCGCACACACGCGGTGTCCGACGCGCTGTGGCAAAAGACGCTCGCCGGCCTGCCGTTTCTCGCGTGTCTCGACGTCGAAGACCAGCAGCGTCTGCGCGAGCTGACGAGCCTCTTTCTCGCGCAAAAGGAATTCTCGACCGCGCATGAACTCGAACTGACCGACGAGATTTGCGTCGCGATCGCGGTCCAGGCGTGCCTGCCGGTGCTCAATCTCGGCCTCGAACTGTATCGCGGCTGGGTCGGCATCATCGTCTATCCGGGCGAGTTCGTGATCCGCAAGACCGTCGAGGACGAAGACGGCGTCGTCCACGAAGTCGAACACGATGCGAGCGGCGAAGCATGGGAAGGCGGCCCCGTTGTGCTGTCGTGGGAGGACGCACAAATGACGGACGGCAGCGACGCGTACAACGTCGTGATCCACGAATTCGCGCACAAGATCGACATGGTGACGGGCGAAGCGGACGGTCACCCGCCGCTTTTTCGCAGGCTGCACGCGCCACTCGACAGCACCGCCTGGGCCGACGTGTTCGATCATGCGTACGACCATTTCTGCGCGCGGGTCGATGCGGTGCCCGATCGCCGCTGGGCGCGTTTCGAGCGCGAGTCGCTGATCGATCCGTACGCGGCCGATCATCCGTCGGAATTTTTCGCGGTCTGCAGCGAAGCGCTGTTCGTCAAGCCGCGCGAGTTCGAAGCCGGGTATCCGGAGCTTTACCGGCTGCTGGCCCGCTATTACCGGCAGGATCCCGCGAAAACAGGCGTGCTGCGGACAGCCGCAGCTGATTAG